A stretch of the Engraulis encrasicolus isolate BLACKSEA-1 chromosome 19, IST_EnEncr_1.0, whole genome shotgun sequence genome encodes the following:
- the LOC134469920 gene encoding uncharacterized protein LOC134469920, translating into MLIEEQQWYLGSDCSYPIHKAGLYSGLAVSSAVMIITIALLSAYVIRRKTRDRRERDIRKDLVSQWLDEEVAWPSDSAGVIENPSFSNVGSHRSNNQNQNQYQARSQYGSQYSQQGRNQSQHGGRNQSGSQYGQQSQLGSQYGQRQGPVGVSGGLGPQRQVSMRAAAANGFGARHPPDYRNPPPDHAVYPSSRGSSPTPRYPGPQHIPLHSLANAQQVSIRRPQLRTSDASFEI; encoded by the exons atgttaattgaag AACAACAGTGGTATTTGGGTTCGGACTGTTCCTACCCCATCCACAAGGCGGGGCTATACAGCGGCCTGGCTGTCTCCTCTGCTGTCATGATCATCACCATCGCCCTCCTCTCTGCTTACGTCATACGCCGCAAGACCAGGGACAGACG ggagAGGGACATAAGGAAGGATTTGGTGAGTCAGTGGCTTGATGAAGAAGTGGCCTGGCCCTCAGATTCAGCAG GAGTGATTGAGAATCCATCGTTCTCCAACGTGGGCTCCCACAGGTCCAACAACCAGAATCAAAACCAGTACCAGGCACGTAGCCAGTACGGATCCCAGTATAGtcagcagggccgtaaccagtcCCAGCACGGGGGGCGTAACCAGTCGGGATCCCAATATGGTCAGCAATCCCAGTTGGGATCCCAGTACGGCCAGCGGCAGGGTCCAGTGGGCGTGTCTGGCGGGTTGGGACCCCAGCGACAGGTGTCCATGAGGGCAGCAGCAGCTAACGGGTTTGGAGCCCGCCACCCTCCGGATTACAGGAACCCTCCGCCTGACCATGCGGTGTACCCCTCCTCCCGAGGCTCCAGCCCCACACCCCGATACCCCGGCCCCCAACACATCCCCCTGCACAGCCTGGCCAACgcacaacag gtgTCCATCAGAAGGCCACAACTACGGACGTCAGATGCTTCATTTGAGATCTAG